A genomic segment from Streptomyces sp. NBC_01233 encodes:
- a CDS encoding mechanosensitive ion channel family protein, whose product MENFLRPVLVIGGALVATLIAGWLLDLLLRRADARHTETPLWGLLRRCRLPFQVVLCASLLRGSYRWAGVLPDHPFGVGRFLTLVLIASVAWLAVRIATAAVDSAYARYAAATEDDARVRRVRTQVTLIQRVVTAVVVVVAVAAMLLTFPPMRTFGASMLASAGVLGIVVGIAAQASLGNLFAGLQIAFGDTVRIGDTVVVDKEWGRVEEITLTFLTVRTWDERRITMPVSYFTSKPYENWSRGGAQMTGTVFWHLDHRAPLALMREQLQEILKELPEWDGRGGGLAVTDTTPHTVQVRAVVTAKDADDLWTLRCAVRERLIDWLVTHHPYALPRVTTAEAAPRPEA is encoded by the coding sequence ATGGAGAACTTCCTTCGCCCCGTCCTCGTCATCGGCGGCGCCCTGGTCGCCACCCTGATCGCGGGCTGGCTGCTGGACCTGCTGCTGCGCCGGGCCGACGCCCGGCACACCGAGACCCCGTTGTGGGGCCTGCTGCGCCGCTGCCGGCTGCCCTTCCAGGTGGTGCTCTGCGCCTCGCTGCTCAGAGGCTCCTACCGCTGGGCGGGGGTCCTGCCCGACCACCCCTTCGGCGTCGGCCGCTTCCTCACCCTGGTGCTGATCGCCTCCGTGGCCTGGCTGGCGGTGCGCATCGCGACCGCCGCCGTCGACTCGGCGTACGCGCGCTACGCCGCGGCGACCGAGGACGATGCCCGGGTCCGCCGGGTCCGCACCCAGGTCACGCTGATCCAGCGGGTGGTCACGGCGGTGGTGGTCGTGGTCGCCGTGGCGGCGATGCTGCTGACCTTCCCCCCGATGCGTACGTTCGGCGCCTCGATGCTGGCCTCGGCGGGCGTCCTCGGCATCGTGGTGGGCATCGCCGCCCAGGCCTCGCTCGGCAACCTCTTCGCCGGCCTGCAGATCGCCTTCGGCGACACCGTCCGCATCGGCGACACGGTGGTGGTCGACAAGGAATGGGGCCGGGTCGAGGAGATCACCCTGACCTTCCTGACCGTCCGCACCTGGGACGAGCGCCGCATCACGATGCCGGTCTCGTACTTCACGAGCAAGCCCTACGAGAACTGGTCGCGCGGCGGCGCGCAGATGACCGGCACGGTCTTCTGGCACCTGGACCACAGGGCACCGCTCGCCCTGATGCGGGAGCAGCTCCAGGAAATCCTGAAGGAACTCCCGGAGTGGGACGGCCGCGGCGGCGGCCTGGCCGTGACGGACACCACACCGCACACCGTCCAGGTCCGCGCGGTGGTCACGGCGAAGGACGCGGACGACCTGTGGACCCTCCGCTGCGCGGTCCGCGAACGCCTGATCGACTGGCTCGTCACCCACCACCCCTACGCCCTCCCCCGCGTCACCACCGCCGAAGCCGCCCCGAGGCCGGAGGCCTGA
- a CDS encoding response regulator transcription factor, with product MSSLNRHRILVVDDEPEVRAAVEDGLAVEGYEVRGAADGLAALSEVAAWEPDAVVLDVMMPVLDGLGVCRQLRAMGDRTPVLVLTALDSVSERVDGLEAGADDYLVKPFALDELIARVRALLRRAAPDPAGAGPLGFDDLVLDPGTRTGRRGGRPLEFSRTEAALLELLLRHPGQVLPREVILELVWGRDFGPDSNSLAVYVGYLRRKLEAGGEPRLVHTVHGVGYRLDAA from the coding sequence CGCCGCCGTGGAGGACGGCCTGGCCGTCGAGGGGTACGAGGTGCGCGGAGCGGCGGACGGACTGGCCGCGCTGTCCGAGGTGGCGGCCTGGGAGCCGGACGCCGTCGTGCTCGACGTGATGATGCCGGTGCTCGACGGGCTCGGGGTGTGCCGGCAGCTGCGGGCGATGGGTGACCGCACGCCCGTCCTCGTGCTGACCGCGCTGGACTCCGTCAGCGAACGCGTCGACGGGCTGGAGGCCGGGGCCGACGACTACCTCGTCAAGCCGTTCGCACTGGACGAGCTGATCGCACGGGTACGGGCACTGCTGCGGCGGGCCGCGCCCGACCCGGCCGGAGCGGGCCCGCTGGGCTTCGACGACCTCGTCCTGGACCCCGGGACGCGGACCGGGCGGCGGGGCGGGCGGCCGCTGGAGTTCAGCCGGACCGAGGCCGCGCTGCTGGAGCTGCTCCTGCGCCACCCCGGCCAGGTGCTGCCGCGCGAGGTGATCCTGGAGCTGGTGTGGGGGCGGGACTTCGGGCCGGACTCCAACTCCCTCGCCGTCTACGTCGGCTACCTGCGGCGGAAGCTGGAGGCCGGGGGCGAGCCCCGGCTGGTCCACACCGTGCACGGGGTCGGCTACCGGCTGGACGCGGCGTGA
- a CDS encoding sensor histidine kinase, with translation MSGSGRRGLGAAWRRRRPLRTRLALAVTAAVAFVAVVVCAAAFLVVRSALYRQLDLSLTQSARLAAQRNPGEAPGTLAGECRFLAAPACAEVVAADPAKDPRAPGLLPVDPAAREVADAARAPYYTNITVAGHPARMLTTDYAEGRALQVALRADTVESGIAEAARWLVLTAAAGVLLAAVLGYWVSRTGLAPVTRLTATAERIAATRDPRHRIELPPPGPSGREDEITRLAGSFNTMLGELEQSVTAQRRLVADASHELRTPLTALRTNAELLAKADRLTVAQRERASAALGRQLREVTGLVNDLIELARDEEPTPLVEQVRLDALVRHGVDAARAHWPAVEFRVRVARGAVVVPGVPARLSRLLSNLLDNAAKFSPAGLPVEVELAVVGTGPEVTVRDHGPGIAEQDLPYVFDRFYRAGAARALPGSGLGLAMARQIARAHGAELVAEPAPGGGALFRLTF, from the coding sequence GTGAGCGGATCGGGGCGCCGGGGGCTCGGCGCCGCCTGGAGACGGCGACGGCCGCTGCGGACCCGGCTGGCACTGGCCGTCACCGCCGCCGTGGCCTTCGTGGCCGTGGTGGTGTGCGCCGCCGCCTTCCTCGTCGTACGGTCCGCGCTCTACCGGCAGCTCGACCTCAGCCTGACCCAGTCCGCCCGGCTCGCCGCGCAGCGCAACCCGGGCGAGGCGCCGGGCACGCTGGCCGGGGAGTGCCGCTTCCTGGCCGCCCCCGCGTGCGCCGAGGTGGTGGCGGCCGACCCGGCCAAGGACCCCCGTGCGCCGGGACTGCTCCCCGTGGACCCGGCCGCGCGGGAGGTCGCCGACGCGGCGCGGGCCCCCTACTACACGAACATCACGGTGGCCGGACACCCCGCACGGATGCTCACCACCGACTACGCCGAGGGGCGGGCCCTCCAGGTGGCCCTGCGCGCCGACACGGTGGAGTCCGGCATCGCGGAGGCCGCCCGGTGGCTCGTCCTGACGGCGGCGGCCGGGGTGCTGCTCGCCGCCGTACTGGGCTACTGGGTTTCCCGGACCGGCCTCGCACCCGTGACCCGGCTCACGGCGACGGCCGAGCGGATCGCGGCGACCAGGGACCCGCGGCACCGGATCGAACTCCCGCCGCCGGGGCCCTCCGGGCGGGAGGACGAGATCACCCGGCTGGCCGGGAGCTTCAACACCATGCTCGGCGAGCTGGAGCAGTCCGTCACCGCCCAGCGCCGGCTGGTCGCGGACGCCTCGCACGAGCTGCGGACCCCGCTGACGGCGCTGCGGACCAACGCGGAGCTGCTGGCGAAGGCCGACCGGCTGACCGTCGCGCAGCGCGAGCGGGCGTCGGCCGCGCTGGGGCGGCAGCTGCGGGAGGTGACGGGACTGGTGAACGACCTGATCGAGCTGGCGCGGGACGAGGAACCGACGCCGCTGGTGGAGCAGGTACGGCTGGACGCGCTGGTGCGGCACGGGGTGGACGCGGCGCGGGCGCACTGGCCGGCGGTGGAGTTCCGGGTGCGGGTGGCGCGGGGGGCGGTGGTCGTGCCGGGGGTGCCGGCGCGGCTCAGCCGGCTGCTGTCGAACCTGCTGGACAACGCGGCGAAGTTCAGCCCTGCCGGGCTGCCGGTGGAGGTGGAGCTGGCCGTCGTCGGCACGGGGCCGGAGGTGACCGTACGGGACCACGGGCCCGGGATCGCGGAGCAGGACCTGCCGTACGTCTTCGACCGGTTCTACCGGGCGGGGGCCGCGCGGGCCCTGCCGGGGTCGGGGCTGGGCCTTGCCATGGCACGGCAGATCGCGCGGGCGCACGGGGCCGAGCTGGTGGCCGAACCCGCCCCGGGCGGCGGCGCCCTGTTCCGGCTGACGTTCTGA